A single Argentina anserina chromosome 7, drPotAnse1.1, whole genome shotgun sequence DNA region contains:
- the LOC126802133 gene encoding SAC3 family protein A isoform X2, with product MMMNQGGNTQAIAAVDPNSIENRHVANGNQGQASLYYPSTSGAQAPTWPTHQVENSSTDNGVHSQTTYQYSQHTQPPGGSSSSSGTVNAPQVNAPQDYSSYTSYSNPADPYGYGSAGYQGYYNNYQQQPNQSYSQPVGAYQNTGAPYQPISSFQNTGSYAGSASYSSTYYNPADYQTAGGYASSGYTNQTNQTTAWNGGSYANYTPQQYAPYTPETPGVYSSATPTPTPTPQNYQQQYKQWADYYNQTEVSCAPGTENLSVTSTQNVGCPVPGVTTGYQTSVSQPPPSYAPSWRPESGSSELPSVQSGAVVGGAHDAYWNHVAPTLQSQTQHISPMQAQFQKPLDKKNSYESFQDQQKTATSQASSIQYPPASQQLPYGSHSYQTPSQAVPSIDPQRVNKLQIPMNPRINSSMTVGLRKTDKDIITTSPAAKPAYISVSLPKPVDKVPSSGSSDSLLKTGMFPKSLRGYVERALARCKDDNQMAACQVVMKEIITKATADNTLYTRDWDTEPLFPLPNEAATNKELNSSDLVSSLAKLNRSPSRRSKSRWEPLLEEKSEKSAERPASSNSGGLNYAAWGHVNNKERKPFVWNAASKNDNMSNARFSSLEQKSASKITQKPFKRQRLSDGVGTAENGDASSDSDTDQGLAAYYAGAAGAMALADSPEERKRREHRSKRFEKVQGHRGQNSHFKSKNAGTGNLYTRRANAMVLSKNFEDGASRAVEDIDWDSLTVKGTCQEIEKRYLRLTSAPDPSTVRPEDVLEKALLMVQNSQKNYLFKCDQLKSIRQDLTVQRIQNQLTVKVYETHARLALEVGDLPEYNQCQSQLKSLYADGIEGCHMEFSAYNLLCVILHSNNNRDLLSSMASLSVETKRHEAVKHALAVRAAVTSGNYVMFFRLYKTAPNLSTCLMDLYVEKMRFKAVSCMCRSYRPTIPVTYVAQILGFTTITPTNEESEEKDSEGLEECIEWLKLHGACLIADNNGEMQLDAKSTSSSLYMPETDAVSHGDANLAVNDFFTRTPS from the exons atgatgatgaaccaAGGAGGCAATACTCAGGCCATTGCTGCCGTCGACCCCAATTCGATTGAG aATCGCCATGTAGCTAATGGAAACCAAGGACAGGCGTCCTTGTATTATCCATCAACAAGTGGGGCGCAAGCTCCAACATGGCCAACTCATCAGGTGGAGAATAGCTCCACAGATAATGGGGTTCATTCTCAAACAACTTATCAATACAGTCAGCATACGCAGCCGCCTGGGGGTAGCTCGTCCAGTTCCGGAACAGTGAATGCTCCGCAAGTGAATGCACCACAAGATTACAGTAGCTACACGTCATATTCTAATCCCGCCGATCCATATGGTTATGGAAGTGCTGGATACCAAGGTTACTATAACAACTATCAGCAGCAACCCAACCAGTCATACTCACAACCAGTAGGAGCATATCAAAATACAGGTGCTCCTTATCAGCCTATTTCCTCATTTCAGAATACAGGGTCTTATGCTGGGTCTGCAAGTTATTCAAGCACTTACTACAATCCTGCTGATTATCAGACTGCTGGAGGCTATGCTAGTAGCGGTTACACTAATCAGACTAATCAGACCACTGCTTGGAATGGTGGAAGTTATGCAAACTATACCCCTCAACAGTATGCACCATACACTCCAGAAACTCCTGGTGTATATAGTTCGGCTACTCCAACTCCAACCCCAACCCCACAAAATTATCAGCAGCAATATAAACAATGGGCAGATTATTACAATCAAACAGAAGTCAGTTGTGCTCCTGGGACTGAGAACTTGTCTGTTACTAGTACACAAAATGTTGGATGCCCCGTTCCAGGTGTTACCACTGGGTATCAAACCTCAGTCAGCCAGCCACCACCTTCATACGCTCCTTCATGGAGGCCAGAATCTGGTTCATCTGAATTGCCATCGGTGCAG TCTGGTGCTGTAGTTGGTGGTGCTCATGATGCTTACTGGAATCATGTGGCTCCTACTCTGCAATCTCAAACTCAGCATATATCTCCTATGCAAGCTCAATTCCAAAAGCCTttggataaaaaaaattcttatgAAAGTTTTCAGGATCAACAAAAGACTGCAACTTCTCAAGCATCAAGCATTCAGTACCCTCCTGCTTCTCAGCAGCTGCCTTATGGGTCTCATAGTTACCAAACACCTTCACAAGCTGTTCCATCTATAGACCCACAAAGAGTAAACAAACTGCAGATTCCAATGAACCCTAGAATCAATTCAAGTATGACTGTGGGTTTACGAAAAACTGACAAGGATATAATTACAACCAGTCCTGCAGCAAAACCTGCTTACATCAGTGTTTCACTGCCAAAACCGGTTGACAAAGTGCCTTCCAGTGGTAGTTCTGATTCTCTACTAAAG ACTGGTATGTTCCCTAAGTCGCTGCGTGGTTATGTTGAAAGGGCTTTGGCTCGCTGTAAAGATGATAACCAGATGGCTGCCTGTCAGGTTGTCATGAAGGAG ATCATCACCAAGGCAACAGCTGATAACACACTTTACACACGAGACTGGGATACTGAGCCTCTTTTTCCCCTGCCAAATGAAGCTGCTACAAATAAAGA GTTAAATTCTTCAGATCTTGTTTCCTCATTGGCAAAGCTCAATAGAAGTCCAAGTAGACGGTCCAAGAGTAGATGGGAACCTTTACTAGAGGAGAAGTCAGAGAAGTCTGCCGAGAGGCCAGCCTCTTCAAATAGCGGTGGTCTGAACTATGCTGCTTGGGGACATGTCAATAATAAGGAGAGAAAG CCATTTGTGTGGAATGCTGCAAGTAAGAATGATAATATGAGTAATGCGAGGTTTTCTTCACTGGAGCAAAAAAGTGCAAGTAAGATAACCCAAAAGCCGTTTAAGAGGCAGCGCCTTTCTGATGGGGTAGGTACTGCTGAGAACGGTGATGCATCTAGTGATAGTGATACAGACCAAGGATTAGCAGCTTACtatgctggagctgctggagCAATGGCCCTTGCAGATTCACCAGAGGAAAGAAAGAGACGTGAACATCGCTCTAAGCGATTTGAAAAAGTGCAAGGTCATCGAGGacaaaatagtcatttcaaaTCAAAAAATGCTGGCACTGGAAACCTGTATACTAGAAGAGCTAATGCCATGGTGCTCAGCAAAAATTTTGAAGATGGTGCTAGCAGGGCTGTTGAAGACATTGACTGGGATTCTCTTACTGTCAAGGGGACTTGCCAAGAAATTGAGAAACGTTACTTGCGCCTCACTTCTGCACCTGATCCTTCCACT GTAAGGCCGGAGGATGTTCTTGAAAAAGCTTTGCTTATGGTACAAAATTCCCAGAAGAATTACCTATTTAAATGTGATCAGCTGAAGTCCATTCGCCAGGATTTAACTGTGCAACGAATTCAAAATCAACTAACAGTAAAG GTGTATGAAACTCATGCTCGGTTAGCATTGGAAGTTGGAGACCTGCCAGAATATAATCAG TGCCAGTCACAGTTGAAATCACTCTATGCTGATGGTATTGAGGGATGTCATATGGAATTTTCTGCGTACAACTTACTTTGTGTTATACTTCACTCAAATAATAACAGAGATCTGTTATCATCAATGGCAAG CTTGTCAGTTGAAACGAAAAGGCACGAAGCTGTCAAACATGCTCTTGCAGTTCGAGCTGCTGTCACCTCGGGAAATTATGTCATGTTCTTCAGGCTCTACAAGACAGCTCCTAACTTAAGCACCTGCCTTATGG ATCTTTATGTTGAAAAGATGAGGTTTAAGGCAGTGAGCTGCATGTGCCGATCATATCGGCCCACGATACCTGTTACATATGTTGCTCAAATTCTGGGCTTTACCACCATTACACCTACAAATGAGGAAAGTGAGGAGAAGGATTCAGAAGGATTAGAGGAATGTATTGAATGGTTGAAACTGCATGGTGCATGCCTCATTGCAGATAACAATGGGGAAATGCAGCTTGATGCGAAG TCTACTAGTTCTAGCCTTTACATGCCAGAGACTGATGCTGTATCCCATGGAGATGCTAATCTCGCTGTTAATGATTTTTTTACACGAACACCTTCATAG
- the LOC126802044 gene encoding histone H4 — protein sequence MSGRGKGGKGLGKGGAKRHRKVLRDNIQGITKPAIRRLARRGGVKRISGLIYEETRGVLKIFLENVIRDAVTYTEHARRKTVTAMDVVYALKRQGRTLYGFGG from the coding sequence ATGTCTGGGCGCGGCAAGGGAGGCAAGGGACTGGGAAAGGGAGGAGCCAAACGGCACCGTAAGGTCCTCCGCGACAACATCCAGGGGATCACCAAGCCGGCCATTCGCCGTTTGGCTCGCAGAGGAGGTGTGAAGCGTATCAGTGGTTTGATCTACGAGGAGACTCGAGGCGTGCTCAAGATATTTCTCGAGAATGTGATCAGAGACGCCGTGACTTACACCGAGCACGCTCGCCGGAAGACTGTGACGGCCATGGATGTGGTCTACGCGCTCAAGAGGCAGGGCAGGACTCTCTATGGGTTTGGTGGCTAG
- the LOC126802133 gene encoding SAC3 family protein A isoform X1, which produces MMMNQGGNTQAIAAVDPNSIENRHVANGNQGQASLYYPSTSGAQAPTWPTHQVENSSTDNGVHSQTTYQYSQHTQPPGGSSSSSGTVNAPQVNAPQDYSSYTSYSNPADPYGYGSAGYQGYYNNYQQQPNQSYSQPVGAYQNTGAPYQPISSFQNTGSYAGSASYSSTYYNPADYQTAGGYASSGYTNQTNQTTAWNGGSYANYTPQQYAPYTPETPGVYSSATPTPTPTPQNYQQQYKQWADYYNQTEVSCAPGTENLSVTSTQNVGCPVPGVTTGYQTSVSQPPPSYAPSWRPESGSSELPSVQSGAVVGGAHDAYWNHVAPTLQSQTQHISPMQAQFQKPLDKKNSYESFQDQQKTATSQASSIQYPPASQQLPYGSHSYQTPSQAVPSIDPQRVNKLQIPMNPRINSSMTVGLRKTDKDIITTSPAAKPAYISVSLPKPVDKVPSSGSSDSLLKTGMFPKSLRGYVERALARCKDDNQMAACQVVMKEIITKATADNTLYTRDWDTEPLFPLPNEAATNKDRLNSSDLVSSLAKLNRSPSRRSKSRWEPLLEEKSEKSAERPASSNSGGLNYAAWGHVNNKERKPFVWNAASKNDNMSNARFSSLEQKSASKITQKPFKRQRLSDGVGTAENGDASSDSDTDQGLAAYYAGAAGAMALADSPEERKRREHRSKRFEKVQGHRGQNSHFKSKNAGTGNLYTRRANAMVLSKNFEDGASRAVEDIDWDSLTVKGTCQEIEKRYLRLTSAPDPSTVRPEDVLEKALLMVQNSQKNYLFKCDQLKSIRQDLTVQRIQNQLTVKVYETHARLALEVGDLPEYNQCQSQLKSLYADGIEGCHMEFSAYNLLCVILHSNNNRDLLSSMASLSVETKRHEAVKHALAVRAAVTSGNYVMFFRLYKTAPNLSTCLMDLYVEKMRFKAVSCMCRSYRPTIPVTYVAQILGFTTITPTNEESEEKDSEGLEECIEWLKLHGACLIADNNGEMQLDAKSTSSSLYMPETDAVSHGDANLAVNDFFTRTPS; this is translated from the exons atgatgatgaaccaAGGAGGCAATACTCAGGCCATTGCTGCCGTCGACCCCAATTCGATTGAG aATCGCCATGTAGCTAATGGAAACCAAGGACAGGCGTCCTTGTATTATCCATCAACAAGTGGGGCGCAAGCTCCAACATGGCCAACTCATCAGGTGGAGAATAGCTCCACAGATAATGGGGTTCATTCTCAAACAACTTATCAATACAGTCAGCATACGCAGCCGCCTGGGGGTAGCTCGTCCAGTTCCGGAACAGTGAATGCTCCGCAAGTGAATGCACCACAAGATTACAGTAGCTACACGTCATATTCTAATCCCGCCGATCCATATGGTTATGGAAGTGCTGGATACCAAGGTTACTATAACAACTATCAGCAGCAACCCAACCAGTCATACTCACAACCAGTAGGAGCATATCAAAATACAGGTGCTCCTTATCAGCCTATTTCCTCATTTCAGAATACAGGGTCTTATGCTGGGTCTGCAAGTTATTCAAGCACTTACTACAATCCTGCTGATTATCAGACTGCTGGAGGCTATGCTAGTAGCGGTTACACTAATCAGACTAATCAGACCACTGCTTGGAATGGTGGAAGTTATGCAAACTATACCCCTCAACAGTATGCACCATACACTCCAGAAACTCCTGGTGTATATAGTTCGGCTACTCCAACTCCAACCCCAACCCCACAAAATTATCAGCAGCAATATAAACAATGGGCAGATTATTACAATCAAACAGAAGTCAGTTGTGCTCCTGGGACTGAGAACTTGTCTGTTACTAGTACACAAAATGTTGGATGCCCCGTTCCAGGTGTTACCACTGGGTATCAAACCTCAGTCAGCCAGCCACCACCTTCATACGCTCCTTCATGGAGGCCAGAATCTGGTTCATCTGAATTGCCATCGGTGCAG TCTGGTGCTGTAGTTGGTGGTGCTCATGATGCTTACTGGAATCATGTGGCTCCTACTCTGCAATCTCAAACTCAGCATATATCTCCTATGCAAGCTCAATTCCAAAAGCCTttggataaaaaaaattcttatgAAAGTTTTCAGGATCAACAAAAGACTGCAACTTCTCAAGCATCAAGCATTCAGTACCCTCCTGCTTCTCAGCAGCTGCCTTATGGGTCTCATAGTTACCAAACACCTTCACAAGCTGTTCCATCTATAGACCCACAAAGAGTAAACAAACTGCAGATTCCAATGAACCCTAGAATCAATTCAAGTATGACTGTGGGTTTACGAAAAACTGACAAGGATATAATTACAACCAGTCCTGCAGCAAAACCTGCTTACATCAGTGTTTCACTGCCAAAACCGGTTGACAAAGTGCCTTCCAGTGGTAGTTCTGATTCTCTACTAAAG ACTGGTATGTTCCCTAAGTCGCTGCGTGGTTATGTTGAAAGGGCTTTGGCTCGCTGTAAAGATGATAACCAGATGGCTGCCTGTCAGGTTGTCATGAAGGAG ATCATCACCAAGGCAACAGCTGATAACACACTTTACACACGAGACTGGGATACTGAGCCTCTTTTTCCCCTGCCAAATGAAGCTGCTACAAATAAAGA CAGGTTAAATTCTTCAGATCTTGTTTCCTCATTGGCAAAGCTCAATAGAAGTCCAAGTAGACGGTCCAAGAGTAGATGGGAACCTTTACTAGAGGAGAAGTCAGAGAAGTCTGCCGAGAGGCCAGCCTCTTCAAATAGCGGTGGTCTGAACTATGCTGCTTGGGGACATGTCAATAATAAGGAGAGAAAG CCATTTGTGTGGAATGCTGCAAGTAAGAATGATAATATGAGTAATGCGAGGTTTTCTTCACTGGAGCAAAAAAGTGCAAGTAAGATAACCCAAAAGCCGTTTAAGAGGCAGCGCCTTTCTGATGGGGTAGGTACTGCTGAGAACGGTGATGCATCTAGTGATAGTGATACAGACCAAGGATTAGCAGCTTACtatgctggagctgctggagCAATGGCCCTTGCAGATTCACCAGAGGAAAGAAAGAGACGTGAACATCGCTCTAAGCGATTTGAAAAAGTGCAAGGTCATCGAGGacaaaatagtcatttcaaaTCAAAAAATGCTGGCACTGGAAACCTGTATACTAGAAGAGCTAATGCCATGGTGCTCAGCAAAAATTTTGAAGATGGTGCTAGCAGGGCTGTTGAAGACATTGACTGGGATTCTCTTACTGTCAAGGGGACTTGCCAAGAAATTGAGAAACGTTACTTGCGCCTCACTTCTGCACCTGATCCTTCCACT GTAAGGCCGGAGGATGTTCTTGAAAAAGCTTTGCTTATGGTACAAAATTCCCAGAAGAATTACCTATTTAAATGTGATCAGCTGAAGTCCATTCGCCAGGATTTAACTGTGCAACGAATTCAAAATCAACTAACAGTAAAG GTGTATGAAACTCATGCTCGGTTAGCATTGGAAGTTGGAGACCTGCCAGAATATAATCAG TGCCAGTCACAGTTGAAATCACTCTATGCTGATGGTATTGAGGGATGTCATATGGAATTTTCTGCGTACAACTTACTTTGTGTTATACTTCACTCAAATAATAACAGAGATCTGTTATCATCAATGGCAAG CTTGTCAGTTGAAACGAAAAGGCACGAAGCTGTCAAACATGCTCTTGCAGTTCGAGCTGCTGTCACCTCGGGAAATTATGTCATGTTCTTCAGGCTCTACAAGACAGCTCCTAACTTAAGCACCTGCCTTATGG ATCTTTATGTTGAAAAGATGAGGTTTAAGGCAGTGAGCTGCATGTGCCGATCATATCGGCCCACGATACCTGTTACATATGTTGCTCAAATTCTGGGCTTTACCACCATTACACCTACAAATGAGGAAAGTGAGGAGAAGGATTCAGAAGGATTAGAGGAATGTATTGAATGGTTGAAACTGCATGGTGCATGCCTCATTGCAGATAACAATGGGGAAATGCAGCTTGATGCGAAG TCTACTAGTTCTAGCCTTTACATGCCAGAGACTGATGCTGTATCCCATGGAGATGCTAATCTCGCTGTTAATGATTTTTTTACACGAACACCTTCATAG
- the LOC126802139 gene encoding uncharacterized protein LOC126802139, with product MPVSGNEETGVKPVSWKSSDYIAGVPIKKRRFPMMRPPSPPPEEPSFPPSKMDSVQKGQLSQSEGSTISNATKIPESDDRGGSSDVKNVNMVQGNDNIVRVKVEQPSLNVHSSSSEDLQRKGKFVMADNPLPQMTLGRNELTLRPTEAPVYSLSKDIMHGKQLAVVKCKEEMHAIAESTELSLSLKERLFPALTGQKRDSGVSNLCGDDAEPLSLSLSLSEEKISSQCKSKDKDLKIHGAQMQACRANWDLNTPMDAWENSVNDAVVSVDAIGVAHAASMIEGGLSSEKQSNAENHKRTNLTMLSKLGSQQCESSGSLLLRLSSCSPTNMCHITSSSIGFGLDERVSAANFPRVAGPTSNLNLGSYRTVKPEPFDGRVKQEPSSMGPFDAVAGKSSNVSTQKFVDPRSIKSEPVIELSQEMSKSNKGKSVPLDKHVINGLNDLSSNMKLPVATEISLPAGKPSYLTKLTGTQVVVNHSVVSNQKLPHEACQSNEKTATSLGHDSKVNHVQTTDDSVDQPVNKSCELKTLNDQPLDSRGSGGTSDEEKINISTDMLEESFGTDYESDGNHAIDAEIVTKQEGKNVDYEDGKVRDALGNAAVQDDLMCEARGVEDANRHDFHNERTECVGPLNIVHHTSFHVEAKDNKTDNLAGTSNNDHEVSSHIDRNAKLDKGCDNDVCIQEPSSVEKLTSSEGLKGSISSVTTEPLNDQSRMRHSQKCQDAELSSEQVTLGSQGTAVATAQDTERHVNKTEPVLTSDSTLSKTSGSGDNATKDTNNGGQRSRIITLPRSLNGSPSRSISIPSGAGTEILHDVTADDEKLHPRGRGETYVDDMYRYSRERYQDQSWRNSRVNFRRGRGRINDRVDYNSERYIAAENHYNHTKYRVPRYKYINNVSDTDLEYNNVSMASDAAFVGCGGRKFSDGPINHRIPLRRRSPVGGQIHVPRRNPRNFSPGRCIGEDTSDLIGMRHNEKLMRGFPIDSIDPMFNRTLPSYEGDGQFGRGRGNRNFSFGQQRGFRVHSKSPIRTRTRSPGQWSSPTRRSPNGFGGPGELNHQPNYRADRFKSPDGASFTGEMVFRRNPPSDLRDMDNGRDHGPQRSGIHRSPSQILRHRRFNVMNSRERADNNEFFVGGGPMHSARLHELGGDGNGDERRRFGERRGPVRTFRSPYNSDDGEFNVNTEDDSRPFRFCPDGETEYQERVNLRERDFDRRVKNRPGIAPRRMRSNEDREGNLRNDGQPWNDGDFDDISRAKRKKF from the exons ATGCCGGTGTCTGGAAATGAAGAG ACTGGGGTTAAACCCGTTAGCTGGAAATCTAGTGATTATATTGCAGGTGTTCCAATCAAGAAAAGGAGGTTTCCAATGATGAGACCTCCTTCACCCCCACCTGAAGAACCATCTTTCCCCCCTTCAAAAATGGATTCGGTACAGAAGGGCCAATTGAGCCAGTCTGAGGGGTCGACTATTTCAAATGCAACAAAAATTCCTGAGTCTGATGATCGAGGAGGAAGCtctgatgttaagaatgttaATATGGTCCAAGGAAATGATAATATTGTTAGAGTTAAAGTTGAACAGCCTAGCCTTAATGTTCACTCGAGTTCTTCAGAGGACTTGCAGCGGAAAGGGAAGTTTGTGATGGCTGATAATCCTCTACCACAGATGACTTTAGGGAGAAATGAGTTGACTTTGAGACCAACTGAAGCTCCTGTGTATAGTTTAAGTAAGGATATTATGCATGGGAAACAGTTAGCAGTAGTGAAATGTAAAGAAGAGATGCATGCTATTGCTGAGAGTACTGAATTATCATTATCCTTGAAAGAACGTCTTTTTCCAGCACTAACAGGCCAAAAGAGGGATAGTGGTGTGAGTAACCTGTGTGGGGATGATGCCGAACCACTTTCCCTGAGTTTGTCTTTAAGTGAAGAGAAAATTAGTAGCCAATGCAAAAGTAAAGACAAAGATTTGAAAATCCATGGTGCCCAGATGCAAGCATGTAGGGCAAATTGGGATTTGAACACACCAATGGATGCATGGGAAAATTCTGTTAATGATGCTGTAGTATCTGTTGATGCAATTGGTGTGGCACATGCTGCTAGCATGATTGAAGGTGGTTTGAGCTCAGAGAAACAGAGTAATGCTGAGAATCACAAAAGAACTAATTTGACCATGTTGTCCAAACTAGGAAGCCAGCAATGTGAGTCCAGTGGCTCTCTTCTTTTACGCCTTAGTTCATGCTCACCAACAAACATGTGTCACATAACTAGTTCTTCCATTGGCTTTGGTTTGGATGAGAGAGTTTCTGCTGCAAATTTTCCTAGGGTGGCAGGGCCAACTAGCAATCTGAACTTGGGTAGTTATAGAACTGTGAAACCAGAACCATTTGATGGGAGAGTCAAACAGGAACCCAGTAGTATGGGGCCCTTCGATGCTGTAGCTGGTAAGTCTTCAAATGTGAGCACTCAAAAGTTTGTTGATCCTAGATCCATAAAATCTGAACCTGTGATTGAGCTTAGTCAAGAAATGAGCAAGTCGAACAAAGGGAAATCAGTCCCACTGGATAAACATGTGATAAATGGTCTGAATGATCTTTCTTCGAACATGAAGTTGCCTGTTGCTACAGAGATATCTCTGCCAGCTGGTAAGCCTTCTTATTTGACAAAGTTGACTGGGACTCAGGTTGTGGTAAACCATTCAGTAGTGTCTAACCAAAAGCTGCCTCATGAAGCTTGTCAAAGCAATGAGAAAACTGCCACATCCCTGGGACATGATAGTAAGGTAAACCACGTGCAAACCACAGATGACAGTGTTGATCAACCTGTGAACAAGAGTTGTGAATTGAAAACGCTGAATGATCAACCGCTTGATTCACGTGGAAGCGGTGGAACCAGTGATGAGGAGAAGATAAATATCTCGACAGATATGCTGGAAGAGTCTTTTGGTACTGATTATGAATCAGATGGTAATCATGCTATAGATGCAGAAATTGTGACTAAACAAGAAGGTAAAAATGTTGACTATGAAGACGGCAAAGTCAGGGATGCACTTGGAAATGCAGCAGTCCAGGATGATCTCATGTGTGAGGCAAGAGGAGTGGAAGATGCCAATCGTCATGATTTTCATAATGAAAGGACAGAGTGTGTGGGACCTTTAAATATTGTTCATCATACTTCATTCCATGTTGAGGCAAAAGACAACAAAACAGACAATCTTGCTGGAACAAGCAACAATGATCATGAAGTTTCTTCTCATATTGATCGTAATGCTAAATTGGACAAGGGCTGTGATAATGATGTGTGCATCCAAGAACCATCCTCTGTTGAAAAGCTAACGAGCTCTGAGGGCTTGAAAGGGTCCATCAGCAGTGTGACAACAGAACCCCTCAATGATCAATCTAGGATGAGACATTCCCAGAAGTGTCAAGATGCAGAGTTATCCTCAGAGCAAGTTACTTTAGGAAGCCAGGGAACTGCTGTAGCTACTGCTCAGGATACTGAGCGGCATGTTAATAAAACTGAACCGGTTCTGACCAGTGATTCAACTTTGTCCAAAACTTCTGGTAGTGGTGACAATGCAACTAAAGATACCAATAATGGGGGACAACGGAGCCGGATTATAACTTTGCCTCGCTCTTTAAATGGTTCTCCTAGTAGATCAATATCAATTCCAAGCGGAGCTGGAACTGAAATTTTACATGATGTTACAGCAGACGACGAAAAACTACATCCTCGAGGGAG AGGTGAAacatatgttgacgatatgtaCAGATATTCAAGGGAGAGATACCAAGATCAGTCATGGAGGAATTCTAGGGTGAATTTTAGACGTGGTAGAGGGAGGATAAATGAccgtgttgattacaattctGAACGTTACATTGCAGCAGAGAATCATTATAATCATACGAAGTACCGTGTTCCGagatataaatacataaacaatGTTTCTGACACTGACCTTGAATATAATAATGTCAGTATGGCTTCAGATGCTGCTTTTGTTGGCTGTGGAGGGAGGAAATTTTCAGATGGACCAATTAACCACCGTATACCCTTAAGGAGACGGTCTCCTGTTGGGGGACAGATTCATGTGCCTCGCAggaatccaagaaattttaGTCCAGGTAGATGCATTGGTGAGGATACTTCAGACTTGATTGGGATGAGGCATAACGAGAAACTTATGAGAGGCTTTCCGATTGATTCTATAGATCCCATGTTCAATCGCACCCTACCTTCATATGAGGGAGATGGTCAATTTGGACGAGGGCGAGGAAATAGAAACTTTTCTTTTGGTCAGCAAAGAGGGTTTCGAGTTCATTCAAAGTCTCCAATAAGGACCAGAACTCGATCTCCTGGGCAATGGTCATCTCCTACAAGAAGATCTCCCAATGGATTTGGTGGGCCAGGGGAATTGAACCATCAACCAAATTACAGGGCGGATAGGTTTAAATCCCCTGATGGGGCATCTTTTACTGGAGAGATGGTGTTTAGAAGAAACCCACCAAGTGATTTGAGGGATATGGATAATGGAAGAGACCATGGTCCTCAACGGTCTGGCATCCATAGGAGTCCTTCTCAGATACTTAGACACAGAAGATTCAATGTCATGAATTCTCGAGAAAGGGCAGACAATAATGAGTTTTTTGTGGGTGGCGGGCCTATGCATTCTGCTCGGTTGCATGAACTAGGTGGTGATGGAAATGGTGACGAGAGGAGAAGGTTTGGCGAGAGACGTGGACCTGTACGTACATTTAGGTCTCCTTATAACAGTGATGATGGTGAGTTTAATGTTAACACAGAGGATGACTCTAGGCCTTTCCGGTTCTGTCCTGATGGGGAGACTGAGTATCAGGAAAGAGTGAATTTGAGGGAAAGAGATTTTGATAGGAGAGTAAAGAACAGGCCAGGAATTGCACCTAGAAGAATGAGAAGCAATGAAGATCGGGAAGGAAATTTGAGGAATGATGGACAGCCATGGAATGATGGTGATTTTGATGATATCTCACGGGCGAAGAGAAAAAAGTTTTGA